The Deltaproteobacteria bacterium genome contains the following window.
GCGTTGTCAAGGGATCGGCGTAAACGACTACAGCCTCACCCTTGACGCCTTGCATCTGCAGCACCCTCGGCTTTTGCAACGTTAGGGATCACTGTCGCAAAAAATTGAGCAAGATCTTTTCACCCTCCTGGGTTAGGAACGATTCGGGGTGAAACTGCACCCCTTCAATGGGAAGTTCCTTGTGCCTGATTCCCATGATCTCGCCCTGCTCCGTCTCAGAAACGATTTCCAAACACCCGGGCAAGCTGGCACGGTCTACCACTAAAGAGTGGTAACGGGTTGCCTCAAAGGGTCGCTGGACACCCTTGTAACATTTTTTACCGTCGTGATAGATGCGAGAGACCTTGCCGTGCATCAGACGGTCGGCTGGCACCACCTTGCCCCCAAAGGCCTCGGCAATGGCTTGATGTCCGAGGCATACCCCCAGGATGGGAACTCTTTCTGCAAAATAGCGAATTGCCGAAAGCGTAACCCCTGCCGTGGCAGGCACTCCTGGCCCAGGAGATATGACGAGCCTGTCCGGTCTGAGCCCTCCAAACTGTTCAAGAGAGATCTCATCGTTTCTAAAGACCTGCATGGTCTCCCCAAAACCCCCGAAGGCCTGAACGAGGTTGTAGGTAAATGAATCGTAGTTATCGATAATGAGTATCATAGCTCTGGTCCATTCCTTCAGCCCTCACTTTTTACGAAGCCGTCAGTCTTATGGCCTCAAAAAGCGCCCTGGCCTTATGCACGGTCTCCTCATATTCCGTGCTGGGCACTGAGTCAGCAACAATGCCGGCCCCTGCCTGGACAAAGGCCTTTTCATTCTTCATAAAGATGGTGCGAATGGTGATGCCAACGT
Protein-coding sequences here:
- a CDS encoding aminodeoxychorismate/anthranilate synthase component II — protein: MILIIDNYDSFTYNLVQAFGGFGETMQVFRNDEISLEQFGGLRPDRLVISPGPGVPATAGVTLSAIRYFAERVPILGVCLGHQAIAEAFGGKVVPADRLMHGKVSRIYHDGKKCYKGVQRPFEATRYHSLVVDRASLPGCLEIVSETEQGEIMGIRHKELPIEGVQFHPESFLTQEGEKILLNFLRQ